One part of the Streptomyces nigra genome encodes these proteins:
- a CDS encoding FAD-binding and (Fe-S)-binding domain-containing protein, which translates to MSHPTASVPSAVASPPPSDERLADLLASCVGDPARVSTALPRRIAAAHDASPYLFTPRAVVRAASADEVGALMAGARAVGLPVTLRSGGTSLAGQAGGDGVQIDVRTHWREAEILDDGRRVRLQPGLTVRQANARLARYGRRLGPDPASESACTIGGLVANNSSGMNCGTRDNAYRTIESLRFVLPSGTVVDTADADADAALRAREPELHAGLLRLRDRVRGSAASRATVERLFAMKNTMGYGLNSFLDHDTPADMLARLMVGSEGTLGFVAEAVFRTVPLLPHTATGLFVLPGLAEATDCLPVLLAAGARTVELLDAASLRVAQRSGEPVEALRRLTVTGHAALLVEFAEDSAEALQHTVAAAEPALRLLPTLTPAALTRDAGERNRLWRLRKGLYTAVAGARRPGTTALLEDVAVPMDRLTATGEGLIDLFARHGYDDAVIFGHARDGNLHFMLTQEFDSDGELERYARFTDDMVDLVLDAGGTLKAEHGTGRAMAPFVRRQYGGELHDVMRELKRLCDPHQLLSPGVLLDDDPRAHLGNLKSVPQVDPAVDACVECGYCEPVCPTADATTTPRQRIALLREIAVADAAGDDARKRVLQDDYGYAAVASCAVDSLCVTACPVHIDTGEVMKRLRAEGHGRTAQGVADRVARHWEGAVTGVRTALKTAHAVPLPVTRVVTRAVRGLGGGELVPEWTDDMPLSGPERPAARHPAGAEAVFFAACIGSLFAPEEGDGTTGGSARAFLRLCERAGVPVAVPDGLGGLCCGTPWQSKGYTRGHRTMAARTLDALWAASDHGRLPVVCDASSCTHGLERLADALPEQDRARYAALRFVDSVAFTAERLLPALPAVRPLASMALHPTCSTAHLGADEALRTVAAALSGDVTVPDSWGCCAFAGDRGLLHPEITAVATARQAAEINSRSYEAYASCNRTCEIGMTRATGRPYRHILELLDAATAPAVPGA; encoded by the coding sequence ATGAGTCACCCCACCGCCTCCGTCCCGTCCGCCGTCGCGTCACCGCCCCCTTCGGACGAGCGGCTCGCCGATCTCCTGGCCTCGTGCGTCGGGGACCCGGCGCGCGTCAGCACCGCGCTGCCCCGCCGGATCGCGGCGGCCCACGACGCCTCCCCATATCTGTTCACCCCGCGTGCCGTGGTCCGGGCGGCGTCGGCCGACGAGGTCGGCGCGCTCATGGCCGGGGCGCGTGCGGTGGGACTCCCCGTGACGCTGCGCTCGGGCGGCACCAGCCTCGCCGGGCAGGCCGGTGGCGACGGCGTCCAGATCGACGTACGCACGCACTGGCGGGAGGCGGAGATTCTGGACGACGGGCGTCGCGTCCGGCTTCAGCCCGGGTTGACCGTTCGGCAGGCCAACGCGCGGCTCGCCCGGTACGGCAGGCGGCTCGGGCCGGATCCGGCCAGTGAGAGCGCCTGCACCATCGGCGGTCTGGTCGCCAACAACTCCAGCGGCATGAACTGCGGCACCCGGGACAACGCGTACCGCACCATCGAGTCCCTGCGGTTCGTCCTGCCGTCCGGGACGGTCGTCGACACGGCGGACGCCGACGCCGACGCGGCACTGCGGGCGCGCGAGCCCGAGCTGCACGCGGGGCTGCTCCGGCTGCGGGACCGGGTGCGCGGCTCGGCCGCCTCGCGGGCCACGGTCGAGCGGCTCTTCGCCATGAAGAACACCATGGGGTACGGGCTGAACTCGTTCCTCGACCACGACACCCCGGCCGACATGCTCGCCCGGCTCATGGTCGGCAGCGAGGGCACGCTCGGTTTCGTCGCCGAGGCCGTCTTCCGTACGGTTCCGCTGCTCCCGCACACCGCGACCGGTCTGTTCGTCCTGCCGGGTCTCGCCGAGGCCACCGACTGCCTGCCCGTCCTGCTCGCCGCCGGTGCCCGGACCGTGGAACTGCTCGACGCTGCCTCCCTGCGGGTCGCGCAGCGGTCCGGCGAGCCGGTGGAGGCCCTGCGCCGGCTCACCGTCACCGGGCACGCGGCTCTGCTCGTCGAGTTCGCCGAGGACAGCGCCGAGGCGCTGCAGCACACCGTGGCCGCCGCCGAGCCGGCGCTGCGGCTGCTGCCCACGCTCACCCCGGCCGCGCTCACCCGTGACGCGGGGGAGCGCAACCGGCTGTGGCGGCTGCGCAAGGGCCTTTACACGGCGGTCGCCGGGGCGCGCCGCCCGGGCACGACGGCCCTGCTGGAGGACGTGGCCGTGCCGATGGACCGGCTCACCGCCACCGGCGAGGGCCTGATCGACCTGTTCGCCCGGCACGGCTACGACGACGCCGTGATCTTCGGGCACGCCCGGGACGGCAATCTGCACTTCATGCTCACCCAGGAGTTCGACTCCGACGGCGAGCTGGAGCGCTACGCCCGCTTCACCGACGACATGGTCGACCTCGTCCTCGACGCCGGCGGCACCCTCAAGGCGGAGCACGGCACCGGGCGCGCGATGGCCCCCTTCGTCCGGCGCCAGTACGGCGGCGAACTCCACGACGTCATGCGCGAGCTCAAACGTCTCTGCGACCCGCACCAGCTGCTGAGCCCCGGGGTCCTGCTGGACGACGATCCCCGGGCGCACCTCGGCAACCTGAAGAGCGTTCCGCAGGTGGACCCGGCCGTCGACGCGTGCGTCGAGTGCGGCTACTGCGAACCCGTCTGTCCCACCGCCGACGCCACCACGACCCCGCGCCAGCGCATCGCGCTGCTGCGCGAGATCGCCGTCGCCGACGCGGCGGGCGACGACGCCCGTAAGCGCGTCCTGCAGGACGACTACGGCTATGCCGCCGTCGCCAGCTGCGCGGTCGACAGCCTGTGCGTGACCGCCTGCCCCGTCCACATCGACACGGGCGAGGTCATGAAACGGCTCCGCGCCGAAGGGCACGGCAGAACGGCCCAGGGCGTCGCCGACCGGGTGGCGCGGCACTGGGAGGGCGCGGTCACAGGGGTGCGTACGGCCCTGAAGACGGCCCACGCCGTCCCGCTGCCCGTCACCCGGGTGGTGACCAGGGCGGTGCGAGGGCTCGGCGGCGGGGAACTGGTGCCGGAGTGGACCGACGACATGCCGCTCAGTGGACCCGAGCGGCCCGCCGCGCGGCATCCCGCCGGGGCGGAGGCCGTGTTCTTCGCCGCGTGCATCGGCAGCCTCTTCGCCCCCGAGGAGGGCGACGGTACGACCGGAGGGTCGGCGCGGGCGTTCCTGCGGCTGTGCGAACGCGCGGGGGTGCCGGTCGCCGTGCCGGACGGGCTCGGCGGGCTGTGCTGCGGCACCCCGTGGCAGTCCAAGGGGTATACCCGCGGCCATCGGACCATGGCGGCCCGCACGCTGGACGCCCTGTGGGCCGCCTCCGACCACGGCAGGCTGCCCGTCGTCTGCGACGCCTCGTCGTGCACACACGGGCTGGAACGGCTCGCCGACGCCCTGCCCGAGCAGGACCGCGCCCGCTACGCGGCCCTGCGGTTCGTGGACAGCGTCGCCTTCACCGCCGAACGGCTGCTGCCCGCGCTGCCCGCCGTGCGCCCCCTGGCGTCCATGGCCCTGCACCCCACGTGTTCCACGGCCCATCTGGGCGCCGACGAGGCCCTGCGGACCGTGGCCGCCGCCCTGAGCGGTGACGTCACCGTGCCCGACTCCTGGGGCTGCTGCGCCTTCGCCGGGGACCGGGGACTGCTGCATCCCGAGATCACCGCGGTGGCCACGGCACGCCAGGCCGCCGAGATCAACAGCCGGTCGTACGAGGCCTACGCGTCCTGCAATCGGACCTGCGAGATCGG
- a CDS encoding SDR family oxidoreductase, producing MKVFIAGGRGRVGSPLADTLEAKGIEVVSGGLEDGIDVISGKGLAEALAGVDTIVNVLNTPRFDADGAISFFEGSIKSLTAEGERAGVRHHIVLSIVGVGEGDASEIGYYLGKVAQEKAVRSASIPATIIRATQFQSYIPALIDQHTVDGKVLAPRTFIQPVELAEVIDLLAEAVTTPKPGGEVEIAGPDRFYHDDLFRATLAHRGDDRQVVTVDGKELLEAMIPRGAYRRGTVRYPIPGIPIA from the coding sequence ATGAAGGTCTTCATCGCTGGCGGACGCGGCCGTGTGGGATCCCCACTTGCCGACACCTTGGAGGCCAAGGGCATCGAGGTGGTCTCGGGAGGCCTTGAGGACGGGATCGACGTGATCTCGGGCAAGGGCCTCGCCGAGGCTCTCGCCGGAGTCGACACCATCGTGAACGTCCTCAACACCCCCCGCTTCGATGCGGACGGGGCGATCTCGTTCTTCGAGGGATCGATCAAGAGCCTCACGGCGGAGGGCGAGCGGGCAGGTGTGCGCCATCACATCGTGCTCTCCATCGTCGGCGTCGGGGAGGGGGACGCTTCGGAGATCGGCTACTACCTCGGCAAGGTGGCACAGGAGAAGGCCGTGCGTTCGGCTTCGATCCCTGCCACGATCATTCGGGCGACGCAGTTCCAGAGCTACATCCCTGCCCTCATCGACCAGCACACCGTGGACGGGAAGGTTCTCGCTCCGAGGACATTCATCCAGCCCGTCGAGTTGGCCGAAGTCATCGACCTGCTCGCCGAAGCGGTCACGACTCCGAAGCCGGGCGGTGAGGTCGAGATCGCGGGACCCGATCGCTTTTACCATGACGACCTCTTCCGCGCCACGCTGGCCCATCGGGGAGACGATCGTCAGGTGGTGACCGTAGACGGAAAGGAGCTCCTCGAGGCCATGATCCCACGCGGCGCGTACCGGAGAGGAACCGTGCGGTATCCGATTCCTGGAATCCCCATCGCCTGA
- the sigJ gene encoding RNA polymerase sigma factor SigJ has product MPKDSPAESSDSGGVERDESRALDAVMTERHRLLSLAFRMMGTLADAEDVVQETYVRWYRLEPEERDRIATPAAWLMRVASRISLDLLGSARARRETYVGQWLPEPVPADLFAGTAKTPLNSGHPAADPLERVTLDDAVSMALLTVLEAMTPAERVTFVLHDVFGVPFDEIAGIVGRSPAAARQLATSARRHVRRGRRAQVSPHQHDEVVRAFRDATVGGNIEVLLRLLAPDVELRVDGGGFVNAAPRVIRGADHVARWFMGVMRKQPALRLERRDTADGLGYILRSGGDRYGMMTFDVSAECVTNVWLMLNPMKLTNWSLD; this is encoded by the coding sequence ATGCCGAAAGATTCTCCTGCCGAATCATCGGACTCCGGAGGAGTCGAGCGCGATGAATCACGGGCTCTCGATGCGGTCATGACGGAACGCCATCGTCTGCTGTCGCTGGCCTTTCGCATGATGGGCACCCTGGCCGATGCCGAGGACGTCGTGCAGGAGACGTATGTGAGGTGGTACCGCCTCGAGCCCGAGGAACGCGACCGAATCGCCACGCCGGCGGCATGGCTGATGCGAGTCGCGAGCCGCATCTCACTCGACCTGCTGGGTTCCGCGCGCGCTCGACGAGAGACGTACGTCGGGCAGTGGCTGCCGGAGCCGGTTCCGGCCGACCTCTTCGCAGGCACGGCGAAGACGCCGCTGAATTCCGGTCACCCTGCTGCCGATCCGCTTGAACGTGTCACCTTGGACGATGCCGTCAGCATGGCGCTGCTGACGGTCCTCGAGGCCATGACCCCGGCAGAGCGAGTGACATTCGTGCTGCACGACGTGTTCGGCGTCCCGTTCGACGAGATCGCCGGCATCGTAGGTCGTTCCCCCGCGGCGGCAAGGCAATTGGCGACGTCCGCACGCCGCCACGTCCGTCGAGGGAGACGCGCACAGGTTTCTCCACACCAGCATGACGAGGTCGTCCGGGCATTCCGCGATGCAACCGTCGGAGGGAACATCGAGGTCCTGCTTCGCCTGCTGGCTCCAGACGTCGAACTGCGAGTAGACGGCGGAGGCTTCGTCAATGCCGCACCTCGGGTCATCCGCGGGGCGGATCATGTGGCCCGGTGGTTCATGGGCGTGATGCGCAAGCAGCCCGCCCTCCGCCTTGAGCGACGCGATACGGCTGACGGCCTCGGTTACATTCTTCGAAGTGGCGGTGATCGATACGGAATGATGACCTTCGACGTCAGCGCTGAGTGCGTCACGAACGTGTGGCTGATGCTGAATCCCATGAAGCTGACGAATTGGTCACTCGACTGA
- a CDS encoding contact-dependent growth inhibition system immunity protein encodes MNRDLSLEELERDHWSAPPGGETRLMTTVRELRRKPIGGLTVEDMRLLIGQDVGLAYLLPLAMEVLRDNPLAEGDMYEGDLLAAVLTRRAEAWREFPELRQEVRRIVSALTDVPPALKREVEGFLAL; translated from the coding sequence GTGAACCGTGACCTCTCCCTCGAGGAGCTTGAGCGCGATCACTGGTCGGCCCCGCCGGGCGGCGAAACCCGCTTGATGACGACCGTGCGTGAGCTCCGGCGCAAACCGATCGGCGGCCTGACGGTCGAGGACATGCGGTTGCTCATCGGACAGGACGTGGGCCTCGCCTACCTCCTGCCGCTGGCGATGGAGGTCCTCCGGGACAACCCACTGGCGGAAGGCGACATGTACGAGGGCGATCTGCTGGCCGCCGTGCTCACCAGGAGAGCGGAGGCCTGGAGAGAGTTCCCCGAGCTCAGGCAGGAGGTCCGCCGGATCGTCTCGGCGTTGACCGACGTGCCGCCTGCCCTGAAGCGCGAGGTGGAGGGCTTCTTGGCTCTGTAG
- a CDS encoding MurR/RpiR family transcriptional regulator codes for MSRRDEPSTTSERGPAGGSGADAVTRVRAGRPTLPPSLRRVADAVIADPAGSSELSIGALAERAATSPATVLRFCRSLGFGSYPQLRLALAAAVAHERAVGGEQSALGTDIDPSDSLEQIVKKIIYNEVRALDETSRSVDPSVLGRAVDAITGARRIDIFGVGASAFVGQDLHQKLHRIGHIAFVWTDVHAALTATALLGPGDVAIGISHSGETEDTVEPLTVAAARGATTVALTNFPQSPLAQAADLVLTTSARETPFRSGATVSRIAQLALVDCLFVAVAQRSYDAAAEALQETYTAVQRRRKRHP; via the coding sequence ATGAGCCGCCGGGACGAGCCCTCGACGACGTCAGAGCGCGGCCCTGCCGGCGGGAGCGGAGCCGACGCCGTCACCCGTGTCCGCGCCGGCCGACCCACACTGCCGCCTTCCCTGCGGCGGGTCGCCGACGCCGTGATCGCGGACCCGGCCGGCAGCTCCGAACTCTCCATCGGCGCGCTTGCCGAGCGCGCGGCCACGTCACCCGCCACCGTGCTGCGGTTCTGCCGGTCGCTCGGCTTCGGCAGCTATCCCCAGTTGCGGCTGGCACTGGCCGCCGCCGTCGCGCACGAGCGTGCGGTGGGCGGGGAGCAGTCGGCGCTCGGGACGGACATCGATCCGTCCGACAGCCTGGAACAGATCGTCAAGAAGATCATCTACAACGAGGTCCGTGCCCTCGACGAGACGTCCCGCAGCGTGGACCCGTCCGTTCTCGGCCGAGCCGTGGACGCCATCACCGGGGCCCGGCGCATCGACATCTTCGGCGTCGGAGCCAGCGCGTTCGTCGGCCAGGACCTGCACCAGAAGCTGCATCGCATCGGCCACATCGCGTTCGTCTGGACGGACGTGCACGCCGCCTTGACGGCGACCGCCCTGCTGGGCCCCGGCGACGTGGCGATCGGCATCTCGCACTCGGGGGAGACGGAGGACACGGTCGAGCCGCTGACGGTGGCCGCGGCACGAGGAGCCACCACGGTCGCCCTCACCAACTTCCCGCAGTCACCTTTGGCGCAGGCGGCCGACCTGGTCTTGACGACGTCCGCCCGCGAGACCCCGTTCCGCTCGGGCGCCACGGTCAGCCGAATTGCCCAACTGGCCCTCGTGGACTGCCTGTTCGTGGCCGTGGCGCAACGGTCGTACGACGCGGCGGCGGAAGCGCTCCAGGAGACGTACACCGCCGTACAGCGTCGACGAAAGCGACACCCGTAG
- a CDS encoding endonuclease/exonuclease/phosphatase family protein, protein MTRVLAPSPRSTPPPPQPPARPRRYDGVWRRGRIVALLAALTACLMLGHSLVPAGPGHLGSLVQTFLPWTGLAVPLLLVCAAIRRSATAAVAVLVPALVWCSLFGGRCLDKRAPGGDLTVVTHNVNEHNPHPARTARALAASGADVVALEELGDSTPVYERTLATGHPYHSVRGTVGLWSRYPLTETRTVDIAPWPRALRATVRTPEGPVAVYVAHLSSVRFTAASGFGTEARDAGARRLAAALSTERVARILVVGDFNGTTDDDALSVLTARLRSAQDVAGDGFGLSWPASFPLARIDHILVRGMEPRSAWTLPATDSDHRPVAASLRLGGGPCPGSEAETAAPPRCD, encoded by the coding sequence ATGACCAGGGTCCTCGCCCCCTCGCCCCGCTCGACCCCACCGCCACCGCAGCCGCCAGCCCGGCCGCGCCGCTACGACGGCGTGTGGCGCCGGGGACGGATCGTCGCCCTGCTCGCCGCTCTGACGGCCTGCCTCATGCTGGGGCACTCCCTGGTCCCTGCCGGACCCGGGCATCTCGGGAGTCTGGTCCAGACGTTCCTGCCCTGGACGGGCCTCGCGGTCCCGCTGCTCCTCGTATGCGCGGCGATCCGGCGCTCCGCCACGGCCGCCGTGGCCGTGCTGGTCCCCGCCCTCGTGTGGTGCTCCCTCTTCGGCGGGCGCTGTCTCGACAAGCGCGCGCCCGGCGGGGACCTGACCGTCGTGACGCACAACGTCAACGAACACAATCCGCACCCGGCCCGCACGGCCCGCGCCCTGGCCGCGTCCGGCGCCGATGTGGTGGCCCTGGAGGAACTGGGGGACAGCACACCCGTCTACGAGCGGACGCTGGCCACCGGTCACCCGTACCACTCGGTGCGGGGCACGGTCGGGCTGTGGAGCCGCTATCCCCTCACCGAGACCCGGACGGTCGACATCGCACCCTGGCCGCGCGCCCTGCGGGCCACCGTACGCACTCCCGAGGGGCCGGTCGCCGTGTACGTCGCCCATCTGTCGTCCGTCCGTTTCACGGCCGCGTCGGGGTTCGGCACGGAAGCGCGGGACGCCGGTGCCCGCCGACTGGCCGCCGCGCTGAGCACCGAGCGGGTCGCCCGGATCCTCGTCGTCGGCGACTTCAACGGCACTACGGACGACGACGCCCTGTCCGTCCTGACGGCGCGCCTGCGCTCGGCCCAGGACGTGGCGGGGGACGGCTTCGGCCTGAGCTGGCCGGCCTCGTTCCCGCTGGCCCGGATCGACCACATCCTCGTACGGGGGATGGAGCCGCGATCGGCCTGGACGCTGCCCGCCACCGACAGTGATCACCGACCGGTGGCGGCCTCCCTGCGACTGGGCGGAGGGCCATGCCCCGGGTCCGAGGCCGAAACGGCCGCGCCCCCGCGTTGTGATTAA
- a CDS encoding D-alanyl-D-alanine carboxypeptidase family protein, translated as MPEPQLRPRHDSLWRRPLLLSTGTLSLAGLLALGVVHMDGGDGAGTAGATARTPWAAELPWPREGQAAVRINGVGDLGSHGPQTPVPIASVTKVMTAYVILRDHPLRDGGSGPGITVDQRAADESVSGVESTVPLERGQRLSERRLLELMLVPSGNNVARLLARWDAGSEEAFVKKMNRAADALGMNRTTYTGASGFEPTTTSTAADQLKLARQVMRDKAFRTVVSKPRTTVPGSSRTLPNTNTLLDTPGVVGIKTGSSTPAGGALMWAVTVPDGRGREHLALGVVLHQRAGTSPQEGLIAVFDSSRALVEAVRHRMSATEAALAADAGEAKP; from the coding sequence ATGCCCGAGCCTCAACTGCGCCCCCGTCATGACTCCTTGTGGCGCCGCCCGCTGCTCCTCTCGACCGGCACCCTGTCCCTGGCCGGCCTTCTGGCCCTCGGTGTCGTCCACATGGACGGCGGGGACGGCGCGGGCACGGCCGGGGCGACGGCCCGTACGCCCTGGGCGGCCGAGCTGCCCTGGCCTCGAGAAGGGCAGGCCGCCGTACGCATCAACGGCGTGGGCGACCTGGGCTCCCACGGCCCGCAGACGCCGGTGCCGATCGCATCCGTCACGAAGGTGATGACGGCCTACGTCATCCTGCGCGACCACCCGCTGCGGGACGGCGGCTCCGGTCCCGGCATCACCGTCGACCAGCGGGCCGCCGACGAGTCGGTCTCCGGTGTGGAGTCCACCGTCCCGCTGGAGCGTGGGCAGCGGCTGAGCGAGCGGCGGCTGCTGGAGCTGATGCTGGTGCCGTCGGGGAACAACGTGGCCCGCCTGCTGGCCCGTTGGGACGCCGGTTCGGAGGAGGCGTTCGTGAAGAAGATGAACCGGGCCGCCGATGCGCTCGGCATGAACCGGACCACCTACACCGGGGCCAGCGGCTTCGAGCCCACGACGACGAGCACGGCCGCCGACCAGCTGAAACTGGCCCGGCAGGTGATGCGGGACAAGGCGTTCCGGACTGTCGTCTCGAAGCCCCGCACCACTGTTCCGGGGTCCTCCCGCACCCTCCCCAACACCAACACCCTGCTGGACACCCCCGGCGTGGTCGGCATCAAGACCGGTTCCAGCACCCCGGCGGGCGGCGCCCTGATGTGGGCGGTGACGGTGCCCGACGGGCGAGGGCGGGAGCACTTGGCCCTAGGCGTAGTCCTGCACCAACGGGCCGGCACCAGTCCGCAGGAGGGTCTGATCGCGGTCTTCGACAGCAGCCGGGCACTTGTCGAGGCGGTGCGGCACCGGATGTCGGCGACCGAGGCCGCTCTCGCCGCGGACGCCGGTGAGGCGAAGCCATGA
- a CDS encoding sensor histidine kinase codes for MDLIRDLRNWRSLRWKIALLVAVCCCAVALTVGRLVHSSTLDRSMNDGGAKAVESLSRALEDYERDGTPPPGLHLTPGALPDELLHRLRTGQDASGGYVTWYDGENPGDHPSMWAARTYRGEPVAVETDMTSDLLTRRALDRHMWKYSLLTLGVVVPLAALAAELPHRRLRRVAHTARRIAAGDLTARTGSGGRGGDEITDISATVDSMADSLHQRLLTEQRFTADVAHELRTPLMGLVTASGLLPEGEATELVQDRVHVLRTLVEDLLEISRLDAGAERADVGRVPLAEAVAESLSRTGLETPLTEEDAASVETDPRRLDRIVTNLVVNAHRHGRHPVTVTVAGATVTVRDHGAGFPAEVLTDGPQRFRTGTPERGRGHGLGLTIALGQARVIGASLSFANAPDGGAVATLRLPPSA; via the coding sequence ATGGACCTCATACGCGACCTGCGCAACTGGCGTTCGCTGCGCTGGAAGATCGCCCTGCTCGTCGCCGTCTGCTGCTGCGCCGTCGCGCTGACCGTCGGCCGGCTGGTGCACTCCAGCACCCTCGACCGCTCCATGAACGACGGCGGCGCCAAGGCCGTCGAGTCGCTGAGCCGGGCGCTGGAGGACTACGAGCGCGACGGCACCCCGCCGCCCGGGCTCCACCTGACCCCCGGCGCCCTGCCCGACGAACTGCTGCACCGGCTGCGTACGGGTCAGGACGCGAGCGGCGGCTACGTCACCTGGTACGACGGGGAAAACCCCGGTGACCACCCGTCGATGTGGGCGGCGAGGACGTACCGCGGCGAGCCGGTCGCCGTGGAGACCGACATGACGAGCGACCTGCTCACCCGCCGTGCCCTGGACCGGCACATGTGGAAGTACTCGCTGCTCACCCTGGGGGTCGTCGTGCCCCTGGCGGCACTCGCCGCCGAACTGCCGCACCGGCGACTGCGGCGCGTGGCGCACACCGCCCGCCGGATCGCCGCCGGTGACCTCACCGCCCGCACCGGTTCCGGCGGCCGGGGCGGTGACGAGATCACCGACATCTCGGCCACGGTCGACTCGATGGCCGACAGCCTGCACCAGCGGCTGCTGACCGAGCAGCGCTTCACTGCGGACGTCGCGCACGAACTGCGCACCCCGCTGATGGGCCTGGTCACCGCGAGCGGACTGCTGCCCGAGGGCGAGGCCACCGAACTGGTCCAGGACCGGGTCCACGTCCTGCGGACCCTGGTCGAGGACCTGCTGGAGATCTCCCGGCTGGACGCGGGCGCCGAGCGGGCCGACGTCGGACGCGTCCCGCTGGCCGAGGCGGTCGCGGAGTCACTGAGTCGTACGGGACTGGAGACGCCGCTGACCGAGGAGGACGCCGCGTCCGTGGAGACCGACCCGAGGCGCCTCGACCGTATCGTCACGAACCTGGTCGTCAACGCCCATCGGCACGGACGGCACCCCGTCACGGTGACGGTGGCCGGGGCGACGGTGACCGTACGGGACCACGGGGCCGGCTTCCCCGCCGAAGTGCTCACCGACGGACCCCAGCGCTTTCGCACCGGGACACCGGAACGGGGCCGCGGCCACGGCCTGGGACTCACCATCGCCCTCGGCCAGGCCAGGGTCATCGGGGCGTCCCTGTCGTTCGCGAACGCCCCCGACGGCGGGGCCGTGGCCACCCTGCGCCTGCCCCCATCCGCCTGA
- the cseB gene encoding two-component system response regulator CseB translates to MADGDTPAPVSILLVEDDEVIRRSVALALERYGYRVTRAADGLTGLERFREGGHDLLLLDVMLPGLDGIGLCRRIRETSMAPILIMSARGDALDVVSGREAGADDYVVKPVDTAVLVARIRSLLRRAVYAPTADRTRVGPESSPADTGTRLVFGDLVIDTAGLEVAVAGRPVALAPTELRLLLEFAANPGIVLDRQTLLRNVWDYGWDGDSRVVDLCVQRLRRKIGAERVETVRGFGYKLRR, encoded by the coding sequence ATGGCTGACGGGGACACCCCGGCACCCGTGTCGATCCTGCTGGTCGAGGACGACGAGGTCATCCGCAGGTCGGTCGCGCTGGCGCTGGAACGCTACGGCTACCGCGTCACCCGCGCCGCCGACGGTCTGACCGGACTCGAACGGTTCCGGGAGGGCGGCCACGACCTGCTGCTGCTCGACGTGATGCTCCCCGGCCTCGACGGCATCGGGCTGTGCCGCCGGATCAGGGAGACCAGCATGGCCCCGATCCTGATCATGTCCGCGCGCGGCGACGCCCTGGACGTCGTCTCCGGGCGGGAGGCGGGCGCGGACGACTACGTCGTCAAACCCGTCGACACGGCGGTCCTGGTGGCCCGTATCCGCTCCCTCCTGCGGCGGGCCGTGTACGCCCCCACCGCCGACCGGACCCGGGTGGGACCGGAGTCGTCCCCGGCCGACACCGGCACCCGGCTCGTCTTCGGAGACCTCGTCATCGACACCGCCGGACTCGAGGTCGCGGTGGCGGGGCGTCCCGTCGCGCTGGCCCCCACCGAGCTGCGGCTGCTGCTGGAGTTCGCCGCCAACCCCGGCATCGTCCTCGACCGGCAGACCCTGCTGCGCAACGTCTGGGACTACGGCTGGGACGGCGACAGCCGTGTGGTCGACCTGTGCGTGCAACGGTTGCGCAGGAAGATCGGAGCCGAGCGCGTCGAGACCGTACGCGGCTTCGGCTACAAGCTGCGGCGCTGA
- a CDS encoding TetR/AcrR family transcriptional regulator, with product MPRITKEEKARNRQNIVEAAGRLFRAQGIDAVGIADLMKEAGLTHGGFYNHFASKDDLAAEVCNASFASSLGVLAQAVEAGDEPTGSPLRRVVDDYLSAEHRDAPDGGCPSASLVIDAGRHDETIQRSYTGGVEGYLAGFAGEFAREADEALSPREARERAVLLLSQMVGAMVLARAVRHVEPGLSDEILETCRAHALD from the coding sequence ATGCCACGGATCACCAAGGAAGAGAAGGCCAGAAACCGGCAGAACATCGTCGAGGCGGCCGGGCGCCTGTTCCGCGCACAGGGCATCGACGCCGTCGGGATCGCCGACCTGATGAAGGAGGCGGGCCTGACCCACGGCGGCTTCTACAACCACTTCGCGTCCAAGGACGACCTGGCCGCGGAGGTCTGCAACGCGTCCTTCGCGTCGTCCCTGGGCGTGCTGGCGCAGGCCGTGGAGGCGGGTGACGAGCCCACCGGCTCACCGCTGCGGAGGGTGGTGGACGACTATCTCTCGGCCGAGCACCGCGACGCCCCGGACGGAGGCTGCCCCTCCGCCTCCCTGGTGATCGACGCCGGACGCCACGACGAGACGATTCAGCGCTCGTACACGGGTGGCGTGGAGGGCTATCTGGCGGGATTCGCCGGAGAGTTCGCGCGCGAGGCGGACGAGGCGTTGTCTCCGCGGGAGGCCCGCGAGCGGGCGGTCCTGCTGCTCAGCCAGATGGTCGGCGCGATGGTGCTCGCCCGCGCGGTGCGGCACGTCGAGCCCGGGCTGTCCGACGAGATCCTGGAGACATGCCGGGCGCACGCACTCGACTGA